A stretch of the Macaca mulatta isolate MMU2019108-1 chromosome 16, T2T-MMU8v2.0, whole genome shotgun sequence genome encodes the following:
- the NBR1 gene encoding next to BRCA1 gene 1 protein isoform X17: MAVKQGNQLQMQVHEGHHVVDEAPPPVVGAKRLAARAGKKPLAHYSSLVRVLGSDMKKTPEDPAVQSLPLAPCDTDQPQDKPPDWFTSYLETFREQVVKETVEKLEQKLHEKLVLQNPSLGSYPSEVSMPTSEETLFLPENQFSWHIACNNCQRRIVGVRYQCSLCPSYNICEDCEAGPYSHDTNHVLLKLRRPVVGSSEPFSHSKYSTPRLPAALEQVRLPLQPYTPVMPMLSAAFVDENLPDGTHLQPGTKFIKHWRMKNTGNVKWSADTKLKFMWGNLTLASTEKKDVLVPCLKAGHVGVVSVEFIAPALEGTYTSHWRLSHKGQQFGPRVWCSIIVDPFPSEESPDNIEKGMISSSKTDDLTCQQEEAFLLAKEERQLGEVTEQTEGSAACIPQKAKNVASERELYIPSVDLLTAQDLLSFELLDINIVQELERVPHNTPVDMTPCMSPLPHDSPLIEKPGLGQIEEESEGTGFKALPDSTVSVKRKTQNIASVEEAEEDLSGTQFVCETVIRSLTLDAAPDHNPPCRQKTLQMKFALPEEGPLGDEREEIVHITEEEAVMEEEEEEEEEEELKDEVQSQSSASSEDYIIILPECFDTSRPLGDSMYSSALSQPGLERGAEGEPGVEAGQEPAEAGERLPGGENQPQEHSISDILTSSQTLETVPLIPEVVELPPPLPRSPPCVHHHGSPGVDLPVTVSEVSSVPDQIRGEPRGSSGLVNSRQKSYDHSRHHHGSSIAGGLVKGALSVAASAYKALFAGPPVTAQPIVSEDQTAALMAHLFEMGFCDRQLNLRLLKKHNYNILQVVTELLQINNNDWYSERY; encoded by the exons ATGGCAGTTAAACAGGGAAACCAACTGCAGATGCAAGTCCACGAAGGGCACCATGTTGTTGATGAAGCCCCGCCCCCAGTTGTAGGAGCAAAACGATTAGCTGCCAGGGCAGGGAAGAAGCCACTTGCACATTACTCTTCACTGGTGAGAGTCTTGGGATCAGACATGAAGAAGACCCCAGAGGATCCTGCAGTGCAG TCGTTGCCACTTGCTCCATGTGACACAGACCAGCCTCAGGACAAGCCCCCAGACTGGTTCACAAGCTACCTGGAGACA TTCAGAGAACAAGTGGTTAAAGAAACGGTTGAGAAGCTTGAACAGAAATTACATGAAAAGCTTGTCCTCCAGAACCCATCTTTGGGTTCTTATCCCTCAGAAGTCTCAATGCCTACTTCAGAGGAAACATTGTTTTTGCCAGAAAACCAGTTCAGCTGGCATATTGCTTGCAACAACTGCCAAAGAAGGATTGTTGGTGTCCGCTACCAGTGTAG CCTATGCCCATCCTACAATATCTGTGAAGATTGTGAAGCAGGGCCATATAGCCACGACACTAACCATGTCCTGCTGAAGTTGCGGAGACCTGTTGTGGGCTCCTCTGAACCATTCTCTCACTCAAAATACTCTACTCCTCGTCTTCCTGCTGCTCTGGAACAAGTCAG GCTCCCTTTGCAACCCTATACCCCCGTTATGCCAATGCTCAGTGCAGCATTTGTGGATGAGAATTTGCCTGATGGGACTCACCTTCAGCCAGGAACCAAGTTTATCAAACACTGGAGGATGAAGAATACAGGAAATGTGAAGTGGAGTGCAGACACAAAG CTCAAGTTCATGTGGGGAAACCTGACTTTGGCTTCCACAGAAAAGAAGGATGTTTTGGTTCCTTGCCTCAAGGCCGGCCATGTGGGAGTTGTATCTGTGGAGTTCATTGCCCCAGCCTTGGAGGGAACGTATACTTCCCATTGGCGTCTTTCTCACAAAGGCCAGCAATTTGGGCCTCGAGTCTGGTGCAGTATCATAGTGGATCCTTTCCCCTCCGAAGAGAGCCCTGATAACATTGAAAAGGGCATGATCAGCTCAAGCAAAACTGATGATCTCACCTGCCAGCAAGAG GAAGCTTTTCTTCTGGCTAAAGAAGAAAGACAACTTGGTGAAGTGACTGAGCAGACAGAAGGATCAGCAGCCTGCATCCCACAGAAGGCAAAAAATGTTGCCAGTGAGAGGGAGCTCTACATCCCATCTGTGGATCTTCTGACTGCCCAG GACCTGCTGTCGTTTGAGCTGTTGGATATAAACATTGTTCAAGAGTTGGAGAGAGTGCCCCATAACACCCCTGTGG ATATGACTCCCTGCATGTCTCCTCTGCCACATGACAGTCCTTTAATAGAGAAGCCAGGCTTGGGGCAGAtagaggaagagagtgaagggacAGGATTTAAAGCACTTCCTG ATTCTACAGTGTCAGTAAAGAGAAAGACTCAGAACATTGCTTCTGTGGAGGAAGCAGAAGAAGACCTGAGTGGGACCCAGTTTGTGTGTGAGACAGTAATCCGATCCCTTACCTTGGATGCTGCCCCAGACCACAACCCTCCTTGCAGACAGAAAACCTTGCAGA TGAAATTTGCCTTGCCTGAGGAAGGACCACTTGGAGATGAGAGGGAGGAGATTGTCCATATCACTGAGGAAGAAGCTgtcatggaggaggaggaggaagaggaggaggaggaggagctcaaAGATGAAGTTCAGAGTCAGTCCTCTGCTTCCTCAGAGGATTACATCATCATCCTGCCTGAGTGCTTTGATACCAGCCGCCCCCTGGGGGATTCCATGTACAGCTCTGCACTCTCACAGCCAGGCCTGGAGCGAGGTGCTGAAGGCGAGCCTGGGGTTGAGGCTGGGCAGGAACCAGCTGAGGCTGGGGAGAGACTTCCTGGAGGGGAGAACCAGCCACAGGAGCACAGCATAAGTGACATCCTCACGTCCTCACAGACTCTGGAAACAGTGCCCCTAATCCCAGAGGTAGTGGAGCTTCCACCGCCACTGCCCAG GAGCCCTCCTTGTGTACATCATCATGGTTCCCCAGGAGTGGATTTACCAGTTACCGTATCAGAAGTTTCTTCAGTCCCTGATCAGATCAGAGGAG AGCCCAGAGGCTCATCAGGACTTGTAAACAGCAGACAGAAGAGCTATGACCACTCAAG GCACCATCATGGGAGTAGCATTGCTGGAGGACTGGTGAAGGGGGCTTTGTCTGTTGCTGCCTCTGCATACAAGGCCCTGTTTGCTGGGCCACCCGTCACTGCACAG CCAATAGTTTCTGAAGATCAGACAGCAGCCCTGATGGCCCATCTCTTTGAAATGGGATTCTGTGACAGGCAGCTGAACCTACGGCTGCTGAAGAAACACAATTACAATATCCTGCAGGTTGTAACGGAACTTCTTCAGATAAACAACAATGACTGGTACAGCGAACGCTATTGA
- the NBR1 gene encoding next to BRCA1 gene 1 protein isoform X1: MEPQVTLNVTFKNEIQSFLVSDPENTTWADIEAMVKVSFDLNTIQIKYLDEENEEVSINSQGEYEEALKMAVKQGNQLQMQVHEGHHVVDEAPPPVVGAKRLAARAGKKPLAHYSSLVRVLGSDMKKTPEDPAVQSLPLAPCDTDQPQDKPPDWFTSYLETFREQVVKETVEKLEQKLHEKLVLQNPSLGSYPSEVSMPTSEETLFLPENQFSWHIACNNCQRRIVGVRYQCSLCPSYNICEDCEAGPYSHDTNHVLLKLRRPVVGSSEPFSHSKYSTPRLPAALEQVRLQKQVDKNFLKAEKQRLRAEKKQRKAEVKELKKQLKLHRKIHLWNSIHGLQSPKSPLGRPESLLQSNTLMLPLQPYTPVMPMLSAAFVDENLPDGTHLQPGTKFIKHWRMKNTGNVKWSADTKLKFMWGNLTLASTEKKDVLVPCLKAGHVGVVSVEFIAPALEGTYTSHWRLSHKGQQFGPRVWCSIIVDPFPSEESPDNIEKGMISSSKTDDLTCQQEEAFLLAKEERQLGEVTEQTEGSAACIPQKAKNVASERELYIPSVDLLTAQDLLSFELLDINIVQELERVPHNTPVDMTPCMSPLPHDSPLIEKPGLGQIEEESEGTGFKALPDSTVSVKRKTQNIASVEEAEEDLSGTQFVCETVIRSLTLDAAPDHNPPCRQKTLQMKFALPEEGPLGDEREEIVHITEEEAVMEEEEEEEEEEELKDEVQSQSSASSEDYIIILPECFDTSRPLGDSMYSSALSQPGLERGAEGEPGVEAGQEPAEAGERLPGGENQPQEHSISDILTSSQTLETVPLIPEVVELPPPLPRSPPCVHHHGSPGVDLPVTVSEVSSVPDQIRGALLLLEPRGSSGLVNSRQKSYDHSRHHHGSSIAGGLVKGALSVAASAYKALFAGPPVTAQPIVSEDQTAALMAHLFEMGFCDRQLNLRLLKKHNYNILQVVTELLQINNNDWYSERY, translated from the exons ATGGCAGTTAAACAGGGAAACCAACTGCAGATGCAAGTCCACGAAGGGCACCATGTTGTTGATGAAGCCCCGCCCCCAGTTGTAGGAGCAAAACGATTAGCTGCCAGGGCAGGGAAGAAGCCACTTGCACATTACTCTTCACTGGTGAGAGTCTTGGGATCAGACATGAAGAAGACCCCAGAGGATCCTGCAGTGCAG TCGTTGCCACTTGCTCCATGTGACACAGACCAGCCTCAGGACAAGCCCCCAGACTGGTTCACAAGCTACCTGGAGACA TTCAGAGAACAAGTGGTTAAAGAAACGGTTGAGAAGCTTGAACAGAAATTACATGAAAAGCTTGTCCTCCAGAACCCATCTTTGGGTTCTTATCCCTCAGAAGTCTCAATGCCTACTTCAGAGGAAACATTGTTTTTGCCAGAAAACCAGTTCAGCTGGCATATTGCTTGCAACAACTGCCAAAGAAGGATTGTTGGTGTCCGCTACCAGTGTAG CCTATGCCCATCCTACAATATCTGTGAAGATTGTGAAGCAGGGCCATATAGCCACGACACTAACCATGTCCTGCTGAAGTTGCGGAGACCTGTTGTGGGCTCCTCTGAACCATTCTCTCACTCAAAATACTCTACTCCTCGTCTTCCTGCTGCTCTGGAACAAGTCAG GCTCCAGAAACAGGTTGATAAGAACTTTCTTAAAGCAGAAAAGCAAAGATTGCGAGCTGAGAAGAAACAACGTAAAGCAGAGGTCAAGGAACTTAAAAAGCAACTTAAACTCCATAGGAAAATTCACCTGTGGAATTCAATCCATGGACTCCAGAGCCCCAAGTCTCCTTTAGGCCGACCTGAGAGCTTGCTCCAGTCTAATACCCTGAT GCTCCCTTTGCAACCCTATACCCCCGTTATGCCAATGCTCAGTGCAGCATTTGTGGATGAGAATTTGCCTGATGGGACTCACCTTCAGCCAGGAACCAAGTTTATCAAACACTGGAGGATGAAGAATACAGGAAATGTGAAGTGGAGTGCAGACACAAAG CTCAAGTTCATGTGGGGAAACCTGACTTTGGCTTCCACAGAAAAGAAGGATGTTTTGGTTCCTTGCCTCAAGGCCGGCCATGTGGGAGTTGTATCTGTGGAGTTCATTGCCCCAGCCTTGGAGGGAACGTATACTTCCCATTGGCGTCTTTCTCACAAAGGCCAGCAATTTGGGCCTCGAGTCTGGTGCAGTATCATAGTGGATCCTTTCCCCTCCGAAGAGAGCCCTGATAACATTGAAAAGGGCATGATCAGCTCAAGCAAAACTGATGATCTCACCTGCCAGCAAGAG GAAGCTTTTCTTCTGGCTAAAGAAGAAAGACAACTTGGTGAAGTGACTGAGCAGACAGAAGGATCAGCAGCCTGCATCCCACAGAAGGCAAAAAATGTTGCCAGTGAGAGGGAGCTCTACATCCCATCTGTGGATCTTCTGACTGCCCAG GACCTGCTGTCGTTTGAGCTGTTGGATATAAACATTGTTCAAGAGTTGGAGAGAGTGCCCCATAACACCCCTGTGG ATATGACTCCCTGCATGTCTCCTCTGCCACATGACAGTCCTTTAATAGAGAAGCCAGGCTTGGGGCAGAtagaggaagagagtgaagggacAGGATTTAAAGCACTTCCTG ATTCTACAGTGTCAGTAAAGAGAAAGACTCAGAACATTGCTTCTGTGGAGGAAGCAGAAGAAGACCTGAGTGGGACCCAGTTTGTGTGTGAGACAGTAATCCGATCCCTTACCTTGGATGCTGCCCCAGACCACAACCCTCCTTGCAGACAGAAAACCTTGCAGA TGAAATTTGCCTTGCCTGAGGAAGGACCACTTGGAGATGAGAGGGAGGAGATTGTCCATATCACTGAGGAAGAAGCTgtcatggaggaggaggaggaagaggaggaggaggaggagctcaaAGATGAAGTTCAGAGTCAGTCCTCTGCTTCCTCAGAGGATTACATCATCATCCTGCCTGAGTGCTTTGATACCAGCCGCCCCCTGGGGGATTCCATGTACAGCTCTGCACTCTCACAGCCAGGCCTGGAGCGAGGTGCTGAAGGCGAGCCTGGGGTTGAGGCTGGGCAGGAACCAGCTGAGGCTGGGGAGAGACTTCCTGGAGGGGAGAACCAGCCACAGGAGCACAGCATAAGTGACATCCTCACGTCCTCACAGACTCTGGAAACAGTGCCCCTAATCCCAGAGGTAGTGGAGCTTCCACCGCCACTGCCCAG GAGCCCTCCTTGTGTACATCATCATGGTTCCCCAGGAGTGGATTTACCAGTTACCGTATCAGAAGTTTCTTCAGTCCCTGATCAGATCAGAGGAG CTCTTTTGCTTTTAGAGCCCAGAGGCTCATCAGGACTTGTAAACAGCAGACAGAAGAGCTATGACCACTCAAG GCACCATCATGGGAGTAGCATTGCTGGAGGACTGGTGAAGGGGGCTTTGTCTGTTGCTGCCTCTGCATACAAGGCCCTGTTTGCTGGGCCACCCGTCACTGCACAG CCAATAGTTTCTGAAGATCAGACAGCAGCCCTGATGGCCCATCTCTTTGAAATGGGATTCTGTGACAGGCAGCTGAACCTACGGCTGCTGAAGAAACACAATTACAATATCCTGCAGGTTGTAACGGAACTTCTTCAGATAAACAACAATGACTGGTACAGCGAACGCTATTGA
- the NBR1 gene encoding next to BRCA1 gene 1 protein isoform X14, with protein sequence MEPQVTLNVTFKNEIQSFLVSDPENTTWADIEAMVKVSFDLNTIQIKYLDEENEEVSINSQGEYEEALKMAVKQGNQLQMQVHEGHHVVDEAPPPVVGAKRLAARAGKKPLAHYSSLVRVLGSDMKKTPEDPAVQSLPLAPCDTDQPQDKPPDWFTSYLETFREQVVKETVEKLEQKLHEKLVLQNPSLGSYPSEVSMPTSEETLFLPENQFSWHIACNNCQRRIVGVRYQCSLCPSYNICEDCEAGPYSHDTNHVLLKLRRPVVGSSEPFSHSKYSTPRLPAALEQVRLPLQPYTPVMPMLSAAFVDENLPDGTHLQPGTKFIKHWRMKNTGNVKWSADTKLKFMWGNLTLASTEKKDVLVPCLKAGHVGVVSVEFIAPALEGTYTSHWRLSHKGQQFGPRVWCSIIVDPFPSEESPDNIEKGMISSSKTDDLTCQQEEAFLLAKEERQLGEVTEQTEGSAACIPQKAKNVASERELYIPSVDLLTAQDLLSFELLDINIVQELERVPHNTPVDMTPCMSPLPHDSPLIEKPGLGQIEEESEGTGFKALPDSTVSVKRKTQNIASVEEAEEDLSGTQFVCETVIRSLTLDAAPDHNPPCRQKTLQMKFALPEEGPLGDEREEIVHITEEEAVMEEEEEEEEEEELKDEVQSQSSASSEDYIIILPECFDTSRPLGDSMYSSALSQPGLERGAEGEPGVEAGQEPAEAGERLPGGENQPQEHSISDILTSSQTLETVPLIPEVVELPPPLPRSPPCVHHHGSPGVDLPVTVSEVSSVPDQIRGEPRGSSGLVNSRQKSYDHSRHHHGSSIAGGLVKGALSVAASAYKALFAGPPVTAQPIVSEDQTAALMAHLFEMGFCDRQLNLRLLKKHNYNILQVVTELLQINNNDWYSERY encoded by the exons ATGGCAGTTAAACAGGGAAACCAACTGCAGATGCAAGTCCACGAAGGGCACCATGTTGTTGATGAAGCCCCGCCCCCAGTTGTAGGAGCAAAACGATTAGCTGCCAGGGCAGGGAAGAAGCCACTTGCACATTACTCTTCACTGGTGAGAGTCTTGGGATCAGACATGAAGAAGACCCCAGAGGATCCTGCAGTGCAG TCGTTGCCACTTGCTCCATGTGACACAGACCAGCCTCAGGACAAGCCCCCAGACTGGTTCACAAGCTACCTGGAGACA TTCAGAGAACAAGTGGTTAAAGAAACGGTTGAGAAGCTTGAACAGAAATTACATGAAAAGCTTGTCCTCCAGAACCCATCTTTGGGTTCTTATCCCTCAGAAGTCTCAATGCCTACTTCAGAGGAAACATTGTTTTTGCCAGAAAACCAGTTCAGCTGGCATATTGCTTGCAACAACTGCCAAAGAAGGATTGTTGGTGTCCGCTACCAGTGTAG CCTATGCCCATCCTACAATATCTGTGAAGATTGTGAAGCAGGGCCATATAGCCACGACACTAACCATGTCCTGCTGAAGTTGCGGAGACCTGTTGTGGGCTCCTCTGAACCATTCTCTCACTCAAAATACTCTACTCCTCGTCTTCCTGCTGCTCTGGAACAAGTCAG GCTCCCTTTGCAACCCTATACCCCCGTTATGCCAATGCTCAGTGCAGCATTTGTGGATGAGAATTTGCCTGATGGGACTCACCTTCAGCCAGGAACCAAGTTTATCAAACACTGGAGGATGAAGAATACAGGAAATGTGAAGTGGAGTGCAGACACAAAG CTCAAGTTCATGTGGGGAAACCTGACTTTGGCTTCCACAGAAAAGAAGGATGTTTTGGTTCCTTGCCTCAAGGCCGGCCATGTGGGAGTTGTATCTGTGGAGTTCATTGCCCCAGCCTTGGAGGGAACGTATACTTCCCATTGGCGTCTTTCTCACAAAGGCCAGCAATTTGGGCCTCGAGTCTGGTGCAGTATCATAGTGGATCCTTTCCCCTCCGAAGAGAGCCCTGATAACATTGAAAAGGGCATGATCAGCTCAAGCAAAACTGATGATCTCACCTGCCAGCAAGAG GAAGCTTTTCTTCTGGCTAAAGAAGAAAGACAACTTGGTGAAGTGACTGAGCAGACAGAAGGATCAGCAGCCTGCATCCCACAGAAGGCAAAAAATGTTGCCAGTGAGAGGGAGCTCTACATCCCATCTGTGGATCTTCTGACTGCCCAG GACCTGCTGTCGTTTGAGCTGTTGGATATAAACATTGTTCAAGAGTTGGAGAGAGTGCCCCATAACACCCCTGTGG ATATGACTCCCTGCATGTCTCCTCTGCCACATGACAGTCCTTTAATAGAGAAGCCAGGCTTGGGGCAGAtagaggaagagagtgaagggacAGGATTTAAAGCACTTCCTG ATTCTACAGTGTCAGTAAAGAGAAAGACTCAGAACATTGCTTCTGTGGAGGAAGCAGAAGAAGACCTGAGTGGGACCCAGTTTGTGTGTGAGACAGTAATCCGATCCCTTACCTTGGATGCTGCCCCAGACCACAACCCTCCTTGCAGACAGAAAACCTTGCAGA TGAAATTTGCCTTGCCTGAGGAAGGACCACTTGGAGATGAGAGGGAGGAGATTGTCCATATCACTGAGGAAGAAGCTgtcatggaggaggaggaggaagaggaggaggaggaggagctcaaAGATGAAGTTCAGAGTCAGTCCTCTGCTTCCTCAGAGGATTACATCATCATCCTGCCTGAGTGCTTTGATACCAGCCGCCCCCTGGGGGATTCCATGTACAGCTCTGCACTCTCACAGCCAGGCCTGGAGCGAGGTGCTGAAGGCGAGCCTGGGGTTGAGGCTGGGCAGGAACCAGCTGAGGCTGGGGAGAGACTTCCTGGAGGGGAGAACCAGCCACAGGAGCACAGCATAAGTGACATCCTCACGTCCTCACAGACTCTGGAAACAGTGCCCCTAATCCCAGAGGTAGTGGAGCTTCCACCGCCACTGCCCAG GAGCCCTCCTTGTGTACATCATCATGGTTCCCCAGGAGTGGATTTACCAGTTACCGTATCAGAAGTTTCTTCAGTCCCTGATCAGATCAGAGGAG AGCCCAGAGGCTCATCAGGACTTGTAAACAGCAGACAGAAGAGCTATGACCACTCAAG GCACCATCATGGGAGTAGCATTGCTGGAGGACTGGTGAAGGGGGCTTTGTCTGTTGCTGCCTCTGCATACAAGGCCCTGTTTGCTGGGCCACCCGTCACTGCACAG CCAATAGTTTCTGAAGATCAGACAGCAGCCCTGATGGCCCATCTCTTTGAAATGGGATTCTGTGACAGGCAGCTGAACCTACGGCTGCTGAAGAAACACAATTACAATATCCTGCAGGTTGTAACGGAACTTCTTCAGATAAACAACAATGACTGGTACAGCGAACGCTATTGA
- the NBR1 gene encoding next to BRCA1 gene 1 protein isoform X2 encodes MEPQVTLNVTFKNEIQSFLVSDPENTTWADIEAMVKVSFDLNTIQIKYLDEENEEVSINSQGESLRESMAVKQGNQLQMQVHEGHHVVDEAPPPVVGAKRLAARAGKKPLAHYSSLVRVLGSDMKKTPEDPAVQSLPLAPCDTDQPQDKPPDWFTSYLETFREQVVKETVEKLEQKLHEKLVLQNPSLGSYPSEVSMPTSEETLFLPENQFSWHIACNNCQRRIVGVRYQCSLCPSYNICEDCEAGPYSHDTNHVLLKLRRPVVGSSEPFSHSKYSTPRLPAALEQVRLQKQVDKNFLKAEKQRLRAEKKQRKAEVKELKKQLKLHRKIHLWNSIHGLQSPKSPLGRPESLLQSNTLMLPLQPYTPVMPMLSAAFVDENLPDGTHLQPGTKFIKHWRMKNTGNVKWSADTKLKFMWGNLTLASTEKKDVLVPCLKAGHVGVVSVEFIAPALEGTYTSHWRLSHKGQQFGPRVWCSIIVDPFPSEESPDNIEKGMISSSKTDDLTCQQEEAFLLAKEERQLGEVTEQTEGSAACIPQKAKNVASERELYIPSVDLLTAQDLLSFELLDINIVQELERVPHNTPVDMTPCMSPLPHDSPLIEKPGLGQIEEESEGTGFKALPDSTVSVKRKTQNIASVEEAEEDLSGTQFVCETVIRSLTLDAAPDHNPPCRQKTLQMKFALPEEGPLGDEREEIVHITEEEAVMEEEEEEEEEEELKDEVQSQSSASSEDYIIILPECFDTSRPLGDSMYSSALSQPGLERGAEGEPGVEAGQEPAEAGERLPGGENQPQEHSISDILTSSQTLETVPLIPEVVELPPPLPRSPPCVHHHGSPGVDLPVTVSEVSSVPDQIRGALLLLEPRGSSGLVNSRQKSYDHSRHHHGSSIAGGLVKGALSVAASAYKALFAGPPVTAQPIVSEDQTAALMAHLFEMGFCDRQLNLRLLKKHNYNILQVVTELLQINNNDWYSERY; translated from the exons ATGGCAGTTAAACAGGGAAACCAACTGCAGATGCAAGTCCACGAAGGGCACCATGTTGTTGATGAAGCCCCGCCCCCAGTTGTAGGAGCAAAACGATTAGCTGCCAGGGCAGGGAAGAAGCCACTTGCACATTACTCTTCACTGGTGAGAGTCTTGGGATCAGACATGAAGAAGACCCCAGAGGATCCTGCAGTGCAG TCGTTGCCACTTGCTCCATGTGACACAGACCAGCCTCAGGACAAGCCCCCAGACTGGTTCACAAGCTACCTGGAGACA TTCAGAGAACAAGTGGTTAAAGAAACGGTTGAGAAGCTTGAACAGAAATTACATGAAAAGCTTGTCCTCCAGAACCCATCTTTGGGTTCTTATCCCTCAGAAGTCTCAATGCCTACTTCAGAGGAAACATTGTTTTTGCCAGAAAACCAGTTCAGCTGGCATATTGCTTGCAACAACTGCCAAAGAAGGATTGTTGGTGTCCGCTACCAGTGTAG CCTATGCCCATCCTACAATATCTGTGAAGATTGTGAAGCAGGGCCATATAGCCACGACACTAACCATGTCCTGCTGAAGTTGCGGAGACCTGTTGTGGGCTCCTCTGAACCATTCTCTCACTCAAAATACTCTACTCCTCGTCTTCCTGCTGCTCTGGAACAAGTCAG GCTCCAGAAACAGGTTGATAAGAACTTTCTTAAAGCAGAAAAGCAAAGATTGCGAGCTGAGAAGAAACAACGTAAAGCAGAGGTCAAGGAACTTAAAAAGCAACTTAAACTCCATAGGAAAATTCACCTGTGGAATTCAATCCATGGACTCCAGAGCCCCAAGTCTCCTTTAGGCCGACCTGAGAGCTTGCTCCAGTCTAATACCCTGAT GCTCCCTTTGCAACCCTATACCCCCGTTATGCCAATGCTCAGTGCAGCATTTGTGGATGAGAATTTGCCTGATGGGACTCACCTTCAGCCAGGAACCAAGTTTATCAAACACTGGAGGATGAAGAATACAGGAAATGTGAAGTGGAGTGCAGACACAAAG CTCAAGTTCATGTGGGGAAACCTGACTTTGGCTTCCACAGAAAAGAAGGATGTTTTGGTTCCTTGCCTCAAGGCCGGCCATGTGGGAGTTGTATCTGTGGAGTTCATTGCCCCAGCCTTGGAGGGAACGTATACTTCCCATTGGCGTCTTTCTCACAAAGGCCAGCAATTTGGGCCTCGAGTCTGGTGCAGTATCATAGTGGATCCTTTCCCCTCCGAAGAGAGCCCTGATAACATTGAAAAGGGCATGATCAGCTCAAGCAAAACTGATGATCTCACCTGCCAGCAAGAG GAAGCTTTTCTTCTGGCTAAAGAAGAAAGACAACTTGGTGAAGTGACTGAGCAGACAGAAGGATCAGCAGCCTGCATCCCACAGAAGGCAAAAAATGTTGCCAGTGAGAGGGAGCTCTACATCCCATCTGTGGATCTTCTGACTGCCCAG GACCTGCTGTCGTTTGAGCTGTTGGATATAAACATTGTTCAAGAGTTGGAGAGAGTGCCCCATAACACCCCTGTGG ATATGACTCCCTGCATGTCTCCTCTGCCACATGACAGTCCTTTAATAGAGAAGCCAGGCTTGGGGCAGAtagaggaagagagtgaagggacAGGATTTAAAGCACTTCCTG ATTCTACAGTGTCAGTAAAGAGAAAGACTCAGAACATTGCTTCTGTGGAGGAAGCAGAAGAAGACCTGAGTGGGACCCAGTTTGTGTGTGAGACAGTAATCCGATCCCTTACCTTGGATGCTGCCCCAGACCACAACCCTCCTTGCAGACAGAAAACCTTGCAGA TGAAATTTGCCTTGCCTGAGGAAGGACCACTTGGAGATGAGAGGGAGGAGATTGTCCATATCACTGAGGAAGAAGCTgtcatggaggaggaggaggaagaggaggaggaggaggagctcaaAGATGAAGTTCAGAGTCAGTCCTCTGCTTCCTCAGAGGATTACATCATCATCCTGCCTGAGTGCTTTGATACCAGCCGCCCCCTGGGGGATTCCATGTACAGCTCTGCACTCTCACAGCCAGGCCTGGAGCGAGGTGCTGAAGGCGAGCCTGGGGTTGAGGCTGGGCAGGAACCAGCTGAGGCTGGGGAGAGACTTCCTGGAGGGGAGAACCAGCCACAGGAGCACAGCATAAGTGACATCCTCACGTCCTCACAGACTCTGGAAACAGTGCCCCTAATCCCAGAGGTAGTGGAGCTTCCACCGCCACTGCCCAG GAGCCCTCCTTGTGTACATCATCATGGTTCCCCAGGAGTGGATTTACCAGTTACCGTATCAGAAGTTTCTTCAGTCCCTGATCAGATCAGAGGAG CTCTTTTGCTTTTAGAGCCCAGAGGCTCATCAGGACTTGTAAACAGCAGACAGAAGAGCTATGACCACTCAAG GCACCATCATGGGAGTAGCATTGCTGGAGGACTGGTGAAGGGGGCTTTGTCTGTTGCTGCCTCTGCATACAAGGCCCTGTTTGCTGGGCCACCCGTCACTGCACAG CCAATAGTTTCTGAAGATCAGACAGCAGCCCTGATGGCCCATCTCTTTGAAATGGGATTCTGTGACAGGCAGCTGAACCTACGGCTGCTGAAGAAACACAATTACAATATCCTGCAGGTTGTAACGGAACTTCTTCAGATAAACAACAATGACTGGTACAGCGAACGCTATTGA